A region of Lycium barbarum isolate Lr01 chromosome 3, ASM1917538v2, whole genome shotgun sequence DNA encodes the following proteins:
- the LOC132630293 gene encoding kinetochore-associated protein KNL-2 homolog: protein MRQKHKNKFMTFPRKKKKESAMASTSTQRVNENESKSSNNSTKSCFQPTVCLKDWWLIKAEKDSQGRTLAVAGLTSREGQALRVFSSAPILKTNDVCNLETIDGIFVILKGFINKSRSEENGFPSEVVEQFLLGFPPQWEAFIEKFLRRKSKGKADASDALCFEEPSVCSEKVKDLKKIDQKDHLEATDEKIQDHLEATDEKIQDHNWEKDYEVEDNLKRDNQNDGEVASEVIVRKTRSSNKLYTNTSTGIAKEQAADNHHNGKKDYEVEDNLKRDNDNQNDGEVLSEVIVRKTRSSNKLNYTNTSTGIAKEQTADDYHNGRKDYEVKDNLKRDNQNDGEVASEVIVRKTRSSKKLNYTNTSTGIAKEQTADDSRTTQLKSGSASAKNAKRKLTYGSPQQGKEAVPPVSTEPLSFSRSRSGRALLPRMAFWRNQMAIYDADHQVTGVKQGDPDLDNLSRVSRSEPSRKRRQLR from the exons at GAGACAGAAACACAAGAACAAGTTTATGACATTCCCGCGCAAGAAGAAAAAGGAGAGTGCAATGGCTTCAACTTCAACTCAAAGGGTCAATGAAAATGAATCCAAAAGCAGCAACAACTCAACAAAATCTTGTTTTCAACCAACA GTGTGTTTGAAAGATTGGTGGCTTATTAAGGCTGAAAAAGATTCTCAAGGAAGGACTCTTGCTGTTGCTGGGCTCACTTCTAGAGA AGGCCAAGCGCTGCGAGTATTCTCCTCTGCACCAATTCTCAAGACTAATGATGTTTGTAATCTTGAGACCATCGATGGGATATTTGTTATTCTCAAAGGCTTCATAAACAAAAGTCGCTCGGAGGAAAATGGTTTTCCATCTGAG GTGGTCGAACAGTTTCTTTTAGGTTTTCCTCCTCAATGGGAGGCGTTTATCGAGAAATTCTTAAGAAGAAAATCTAAAGGTAAAGCTGATGCGAGTGATGCCCTTTGTTTTGAAGAACCATCTGTTTGCTCAGAAA AGGTTAAAGATCTAAAGAAGATAGATCAAAAGGATCATTTAGAGGCTACTGATGAAAAAATACAGGATCATTTAGAGGCTACCGATGAAAAAATACAGGATCATAACTGGGAAAAAGACTATGAAGTAGAAGACAATTTGAAGAGAGACAATCAGAATGATGGAGAAGTTGCAAGTGAAGTAATTGTACGAAAGACAAGGTCATCCAACAAGCTTTATACAAACACTTCTACAGGCATTGCAAAGGAGCAAGCTGCAGATAATCATCATAATGGGAAAAAAGACTATGAAGTAGAAGACAATTTGAAGAGGGACAATGACAATCAGAATGATGGAGAAGTTTTAAGTGAAGTTATTGTACGAAAGACAAGGTCATCCAACAAGCTTAATTATACAAACACTTCTACTGGCATTGCAAAGGAGCAAACTGCAGATGATTATCATAATGGGAGAAAAGACTATGAAGTAAAAGACAATTTGAAGAGGGACAATCAGAATGATGGAGAAGTTGCAAGTGAAGTTATTGTACGAAAGACAAGGTCATCCAAGAAGCTTAATTATACAAACACTTCTACAGGCATTGCAAAGGAGCAAACTGCAGATGATAGTAGAACAACTCAGTTGAAAAGTGGAAGTGCATCCGCCAAAAACGCAAAGAGAAAATTGACATAT GGAAGTCCTCAGCAAGGGAAAGAGGCAGTTCCACCTGTCTCTACTGAACCTTTGAGTTTTAGCAGATCTAGATCAG GGAGAGCGCTACTTCCTCGAATGGCATTTTGGCGCAATCAAATGGCAATTTATGATGCG GATCACCAGGTTACAGGAGTTAAACAAGGCGACCCAGATCTGGATAATCTATCTAGAG TGAGTAGATCTGAACCATCAAGAAAGAGACGGCAACTCAGATGA